The following are from one region of the Fusarium verticillioides 7600 chromosome 1, whole genome shotgun sequence genome:
- a CDS encoding hydroxymethylglutaryl-CoA lyase: protein MSFLRSSICRACRRSQQIRLHRGLATASNQSYDNRVRLVEVGPRDGLQNEKKTIPLETKIELIQRLARTGVSTIEAGSFVAPKWVPQMSNSSEILQHILNGKVSSPGPISYSFLAPNSKGLKSAADILSANSGKFATQLEPAAGAEAATKPAVEVAVFAAATESFTQKNLNCDIKTSLERFKEVIRDSKAMGLRVRAYISVVLGCPFEGFDVDPHKVAEIATDLLEAGADEISLGDTTGMGTAPRTGALLQCMSAAGIRTEDIAMHFHDTYGQALVNTAVSLEHGIRTFDSSVGGLGGCPYSPGATGNVSTENMVYFMETLGMDTGINLDAMSDIGDWITKELGKENGSTVGKAVLGARTRAMQNAKES from the exons ATGAGTTTCTTGCGGTCCAGCATCTGCAGAGCTTGTCGCCGTTCGCAGCAGATTCGCTTGCATAGAGGCCTTGCGACGGCCAGCAATCAGTCATATGACAACCGGGTGAGGCTCGTCGAGGTTGGGCCTCGGGACGGCCTGcagaatgagaagaagacaatcCCGTTGGAGACCAAGATTGAACTTATCCAACGATTGGCCCGAACTGGGGTTTCTACAATTGAAGCTGGATCCTTTGTTGCTCCAAAATGGGTGCCTCAG ATGAGTAACTCCAGCGAAATATTACAGCATATTCTCAACGGAAAGGTTTCTTCTCCCGGTCCGATCTCATACTCCTTCCTAGCACCCAATAGTAAGGGCCTTAAATCTGCCGCCGATATCCTCAGTGCGAATAGCGGAAAGTTTGCAACTCAGCTGGAGCCAGCAGCTGGAGCCGAGGCCGCCACCAAGCCAGCTGTTGAAGTCGCAGtctttgctgctgctaccgAGAGTTTCACGCAGAAGAACCTCAATTGCGATATCAAGACATCGCTCGAACGTTTCAAGGAGGTGATTAGGGATTCCAAGGCTATGGGTCTCAGAGTACGCGCCTACATTTCTGTAGTCTTAGGATGTCCATTCGAAGGGTTCGACGTTGATCCTCACAAAGTGGCCGAGATCGCTACAGACCTTCTGGAGGCTGGAGCAGATGAGATCTCACTCGGAGACACTACAGGAATGGGTACGGCACCTCGAACGGGAGCTCTCCTCCAATGCATGTCTGCGGCTGGAATTCGAACTGAGGATATTGCCATGCACTTCCACGATACATACGGCCAAGCTTTAGTGAACACAGCTGTATCCTTAGAGCATGGCATTCGGACATTTGATAGCAGTGTTGGTGGTCTGGGGGGCTGTCCTTATAGCCCTGGCGCGACCGGTAACGTTTCAACGGAAAACATGGTTTACTTTATGGAGACTCTGGGCATGGACACTGGTATTAATCTGGATGCCATGTCTGACATTGGAGATTGGATCACAAAGGAGTTGGGTAAGGAAAATGGCAGCACCGTAGGCAAAGCAGTTCTTGGAGCTCGGACTCGAGCTATGCAAAACGCAAAGGAAAGTTAA
- a CDS encoding tubulin alpha chain, translating into MREVISINVGQAGCQIANSCWELYCLEHGIQPDGYLTEERKSQDPDQGFSTFFSETGQGKYVPRAIYCDLEPNVVDEVRTGAYRNLFHPEMMITGKEDASNNYARGHYTVGKELIDGVLDKIRRVADNCVGLQGFLVFHSFGGGTGSGFGALLMERLSVDYGKKSKLEFCVYPAPQTATSVVEPYNSILTTHTTLEHSDCSFMVDNEAIYDICRRNLGLERPNYENLNRLIAQVVSSITASLRFDGSLNVDLNEFQTNLVPYPRIHFPLVAYAPVISAAKAAHEANSVQEMTMSCFEPNNQMVKCDPRHGKYMATCLLYRGDVVPNDAHAAVATLKTKRTIQFVDWCPTGFKLGICYQAPENVPNGDLAKVSRAVCMLSNTTAIAEAWSSLSLKFDLMHSKRAFVHWYVGEGMEEGEFSEAREDLAALERDYEEVATDSMGEEELEAEY; encoded by the exons ATGCGTGAGGTCATTAGCATCAACG TTGGTCAGGCTGGTTGCCAAATCGCCAACTCCTGCTGGGAG CTTTACTGCCTCGAGCACGGTATCCAG CCCGATGGTTACCTCACAGAGGAGCGAAAGTCCCAAGACCCCGATCAGGGTTTCAGCACTTTCTTTTCCGAGACTG GTCAGGGCAAGTATGTCCCCCGCGCCATCTACTGTGATTTGGAGCCCAATGTCGTCGACGAGGTCCGCACCGGTGCCTACCGCAACCTTTTCCACcctgagatgatgatcacTGGCAAGGAGGATGCCTCAAACAACTACGCTCGTGGTCACTACACTGTTGGAaaggagctcatcgacgGCGTCCTCGACAAGATTCGCCGTGTTGCCGATAACTGTGTTGGCCTTCAAGGTTTCCTCGTGTTCCACTCTTTCGGTGGTGGTACTGGCTCTGGTTTCGGTGCTCTCCTGATGGAGCGCCTGTCGGTCGACTAcggcaagaagagcaagctggAGTTCTGTGTTTATCCCGCGCCCCAGACTGCTACATCCGTTGTCGAGCCATACAACTCTATCCTTACCACACACACCACCCTTGAGCACTCCGATTGCTCTTTCATGGTCGACAATGAGGCCATTTACGATATTTGCCGCCGAAACCTCGGCCTTGAGCGCCCTAACTACGAGAACCTCAACCGTCTTATTGCTCAGG TCGTTTCTTCTATTACTGCCTCTTTGCGATTCGATGGATCCCTGAACGTCGACTTGAACGAATTCCAGACCAACCTGGTTCCTTATCCCAGAATCCATTTCCCTCTGGTCGCCTACGCCCCAGTCATCTCCGCCGCTAAGGCTGCCCACGAAGCCAACTCCGTCCAAGAGATGACAATGTCTTGCTTCGAGCCTAACAACCAGATGGTCAAGTGTGACCCCCGTCACGGCAAGTACATGGCTACTTGTTTGCTGTACCGTGGTGACGTCGTTCCAAACGACGCCCATGCTGCTGTCGCGACACTGAAGACCAAGCGAACTATTCAGTTCGTCGATTGGTGCCCCACTGGTTTCAAGCTTGGTATCTGCTACCAGGCCCCCGAGAATGTGCCTAACGGCGACCTCGCGAAGGTCAGCCGCGCTGT CTGCATGCTCTCCAATACTACCGCTATCGCCGAGGCATGGTCTTCACTTTCTCTCAAGTTCGATCTCATGCACTCCAAGCGTGCTTTCGTCCACTGGTACGTGGGTGAAGGTATGGAGGAAGGCGAGTTCTCTGAGGCTCGTGAGGATCTTGCTGCCCTGGAGCGCGATTACGAGGAGGTCGCCACCGACTCCATgggtgaggaggagctcgaggctgagtACTAA